In Hwangdonia lutea, a single window of DNA contains:
- the ilvC gene encoding ketol-acid reductoisomerase, whose product MGNYFNTLSLRDKLSQLAKCRFMDSSEFEDGVNALKGKKIVIVGCGAQGLNQGLNMRDSGLDISYALRDAAIAEKRASFVNASENGFTVGTYQELIPTADLVLNLTPDKQHTNVVNTVMPLMKQGATLSYSHGFNIVEEGMEIREDLTVIMVAPKCPGTEVREEYKRGFGVPTLIAVHEENDPEGKGWAQAKAYAVATGGDRAGVLASSFIAEVKSDLMGEQTILCGLLQTGSILCFDKMIEKGIDAGYASKLIQYGWETITEGLKYGGITNMMDRLSNPAKIKAFELSEELKDIMRPLFQKHMDDIIEGRFSAGMMADWANDDKDLLGWRAETAETAFEKTPASDVEISEQEYYDNGVLMVAMVRAGVELAFEAMTESGIIDASAYYESLHETPLIANTIARKKLYEMNSVISDTAEYGCYLFDHACKPLLADFMKKIDTDVIGKTYAADNGEGVDNARLIEVNAALRNHPVEKVGEFLRASMTAMKPIV is encoded by the coding sequence ATGGGAAATTATTTTAACACCCTTTCATTAAGAGACAAATTAAGCCAATTGGCAAAATGTAGATTTATGGATTCTTCAGAGTTTGAAGATGGTGTAAATGCGTTAAAAGGCAAGAAAATAGTAATTGTAGGCTGTGGTGCTCAAGGCTTAAACCAAGGTTTAAACATGCGGGATTCCGGATTGGATATTTCGTATGCCTTACGCGATGCTGCCATTGCAGAAAAACGTGCCTCCTTTGTAAATGCCTCAGAAAACGGCTTTACAGTGGGTACTTATCAAGAGTTAATTCCAACTGCAGATTTGGTGCTAAACTTAACCCCAGATAAGCAGCATACCAATGTGGTAAACACGGTAATGCCATTAATGAAACAAGGGGCGACATTATCGTATTCTCACGGTTTTAATATTGTTGAAGAAGGCATGGAAATCCGTGAAGACCTTACCGTAATTATGGTGGCACCAAAATGCCCAGGTACCGAGGTGAGAGAAGAATATAAAAGAGGATTTGGCGTACCAACTTTAATTGCGGTACACGAAGAAAACGATCCGGAAGGAAAAGGTTGGGCACAGGCAAAAGCTTACGCCGTGGCAACGGGAGGCGATAGAGCAGGTGTATTGGCATCGTCTTTTATTGCTGAGGTTAAGTCTGATTTAATGGGTGAGCAAACCATTTTATGTGGTTTGTTACAAACCGGTTCAATCCTTTGTTTTGATAAAATGATTGAAAAAGGTATTGATGCTGGTTATGCTTCAAAACTCATCCAATACGGTTGGGAAACCATTACCGAAGGTCTTAAGTATGGTGGTATTACCAATATGATGGACCGACTTTCAAATCCAGCAAAAATTAAGGCTTTTGAATTATCAGAAGAGTTAAAAGATATTATGCGTCCGTTGTTCCAAAAACACATGGACGATATTATTGAAGGTCGTTTCTCTGCAGGTATGATGGCTGATTGGGCTAACGATGATAAAGATTTATTAGGATGGCGAGCTGAAACTGCTGAAACCGCTTTTGAAAAAACACCGGCGAGTGATGTTGAGATTTCAGAGCAAGAATACTATGATAATGGTGTGTTAATGGTGGCTATGGTAAGGGCTGGCGTTGAATTGGCTTTTGAGGCTATGACAGAGTCTGGAATTATCGATGCTTCTGCTTACTACGAGTCGCTGCACGAAACGCCGCTTATAGCAAACACTATTGCAAGAAAGAAATTATATGAAATGAATAGTGTAATATCTGATACTGCAGAGTACGGTTGTTATTTGTTCGATCATGCTTGTAAGCCTTTATTAGCAGATTTTATGAAGAAAATCGATACCGATGTTATTGGCAAAACCTATGCTGCCGATAATGGCGAAGGTGTTGACAATGCCCGATTAATTGAAGTTAATGCGGCTTTAAGAAATCACCCTGTTGAAAAAGTAGGTGAGTTTTTAAGAGCCTCAATGACGGCTATGAAGCCCATAGTTTAA
- a CDS encoding DUF7133 domain-containing protein gives MRNKKPLSRILTTLALAIIATGCNTVSYDEPLISLDNYHIESGFNLDVVASEPFIEAPVAMDFDNKGRMWVVEMKGYMQNLEDSGADMPNGTISILEDLDHDGITDHSKVFIDGLILPRAIAHVYGGLLYAEPPNLYFVNIEDDMPVNKVLVDSLYADGGNVEHQPNGLMMHIDNWIYNAKSNFRYQMKNGKWIKEPTSFRGQWGITKDNFGRLYYNNNSTQLIGDYVLPNTVIKNPYYKPTATLNKTLTPDQRVYPLHATSVNRGYQKGVLDKDSILVNVTSACGPLVYRGGQFPESYTENAFVCAPEANLVKRHVLSFSYNKMTAKQAIPEKEFIASTDEGFRPVNLFNGPDGNMYIVDMHRGIIQDKAFLTPYLQKHYADKKLDTIIGMGRILKVSHENSTFQETVKIEDLKTKALVDLLKSPNGWLRDRAQQLLVFKKDKSTIPLLKEIIADEANPIAQIHAMHALNGMQALDYNVLENILYSDSRSNVISHALTLIEQFASADHLNSTEKIISHLLQKNDTEIDLYIANTLGAWIPFSTETFFPLILELSQKHEAEKAYQEGIINSLRGVEEDFLVYLNTIKKDTSDTILSELLAQTLNNKSKDLKHAIFTETTVGTDARTAGYKLYKKTCAACHGINGDGVDGLAPPLKNSEYVSGSTERLALIILHGLSGPIHVNGKLYDLNTTMPGLAGNPEFTDKDLQDIISYLNNAFSRTSKNISIEKIKSLRETKPKDGGTFSEKELLELKY, from the coding sequence TTGAGAAATAAAAAACCGCTTTCAAGAATCTTAACAACTTTAGCACTGGCGATAATTGCAACAGGATGCAACACCGTTTCGTATGATGAGCCTTTAATTTCACTAGACAATTACCATATTGAATCCGGTTTTAATTTAGATGTTGTAGCCTCAGAACCTTTTATTGAAGCTCCCGTAGCCATGGATTTTGACAACAAAGGCAGAATGTGGGTGGTTGAAATGAAAGGCTATATGCAGAATTTAGAAGATAGTGGCGCCGACATGCCCAACGGCACTATTTCGATTTTAGAAGATTTAGACCACGATGGCATCACCGATCACTCAAAGGTGTTTATTGACGGGCTCATACTTCCAAGGGCAATCGCCCATGTGTATGGCGGTTTATTGTATGCCGAACCTCCAAATTTGTATTTTGTAAATATTGAAGACGACATGCCTGTAAACAAGGTTTTAGTGGATTCTTTATACGCCGACGGCGGAAATGTTGAGCATCAACCCAATGGATTAATGATGCATATTGATAATTGGATTTATAATGCCAAATCGAATTTTCGCTATCAAATGAAAAATGGGAAGTGGATTAAAGAACCCACATCGTTTCGAGGGCAATGGGGCATAACCAAAGATAATTTTGGAAGGCTGTACTACAACAATAACTCCACCCAATTAATTGGCGATTATGTTTTGCCAAATACAGTTATTAAAAACCCTTATTACAAACCAACTGCAACGCTAAACAAAACCCTAACCCCAGACCAGCGTGTATATCCTCTACATGCAACTTCTGTGAACCGAGGTTATCAAAAAGGTGTTTTAGATAAAGATAGTATTCTGGTTAATGTTACCTCGGCCTGCGGGCCATTGGTTTATCGAGGTGGTCAATTCCCGGAAAGCTATACTGAAAATGCCTTTGTGTGTGCTCCTGAGGCTAATTTGGTTAAACGCCATGTTTTAAGCTTTTCTTACAACAAAATGACCGCTAAACAAGCCATTCCAGAGAAAGAATTTATTGCATCTACAGATGAAGGATTTCGTCCCGTAAATCTGTTCAACGGACCCGATGGAAACATGTATATCGTAGATATGCACCGCGGAATCATACAGGACAAAGCTTTTTTAACCCCGTATTTACAAAAGCATTATGCCGATAAAAAGCTTGATACCATTATAGGCATGGGCCGCATATTAAAAGTAAGCCATGAAAATAGCACTTTCCAAGAAACCGTTAAAATTGAAGATTTAAAAACTAAAGCATTAGTAGATTTACTTAAAAGCCCCAATGGTTGGCTAAGAGACCGCGCACAACAATTACTTGTTTTTAAAAAAGACAAATCTACAATACCTCTTTTAAAGGAGATAATTGCTGATGAAGCGAATCCCATAGCCCAAATACATGCCATGCATGCTTTAAATGGGATGCAAGCTCTTGATTATAATGTACTGGAAAACATACTATATTCAGACAGCAGAAGCAACGTTATAAGTCACGCTTTAACATTGATAGAGCAATTTGCTTCCGCAGACCACTTGAATTCAACTGAAAAAATAATAAGCCATTTGCTTCAAAAAAACGATACGGAAATCGATTTGTATATAGCCAACACTTTAGGAGCATGGATACCGTTTTCAACCGAAACATTTTTTCCTTTGATTTTGGAATTATCACAAAAGCACGAAGCCGAAAAAGCGTATCAAGAGGGCATCATAAATAGTTTAAGAGGTGTTGAGGAGGACTTTTTGGTTTATCTAAATACCATTAAAAAAGATACTTCCGACACCATTTTATCTGAGTTATTAGCTCAAACATTAAACAATAAAAGCAAAGATTTAAAGCATGCTATTTTTACTGAAACAACCGTGGGTACCGATGCTCGTACTGCTGGATACAAACTGTATAAAAAAACATGTGCGGCGTGCCATGGAATAAATGGTGACGGTGTTGATGGGCTTGCACCGCCCTTAAAAAATTCAGAATACGTATCAGGATCGACCGAAAGGCTAGCCTTAATTATTTTGCATGGTTTGTCGGGGCCAATCCATGTTAACGGCAAGTTGTACGATTTAAATACAACCATGCCTGGTTTGGCTGGAAACCCAGAATTCACCGATAAAGATCTACAAGATATTATTAGTTACTTGAACAATGCTTTTTCCAGAACGTCCAAAAACATTAGTATTGAAAAAATAAAATCATTACGAGAAACAAAACCAAAGGATGGTGGCACTTTTAGCGAAAAGGAATTACTCGAATTAAAATATTGA
- the ilvA gene encoding threonine ammonia-lyase IlvA → MNKEKTTYFPNLSDIKQAADTIKNVSAVTPLSLSFRYSDTHNAQVYFKREDLQQVRSYKIRGAYNKISALSKAEAEKGVVCASAGNHAQGVALSCKLLKIKGTIFMPAPTPKQKVEQVKMFGGPYVSIVLEGDTFDDANQLAIAECDQLHKTFIHPFNDKKVIEGQATIALEILEQATAPIDYVFIAVGGGGLAAGLSTVFKQLSPKTKIIGVEPEGAPSMSVSIKNNKNTTLKSIEKFIDGAAVKRVGDLTFPICKQNLDAMISIPEGKVCQTILDLYNRDAIVVEPAGALSISALDFYAEEIKGKHVVCVVSGSNNDITRTSEIKERALLYANLKHYFIIKFPQRAGALKEFVVDILGENDDITYFQYAKKTNRENGSAVVGIELKSSSDLEPLITKMKAQNFYGDYLNNKPDLFQFLV, encoded by the coding sequence ATGAATAAGGAGAAAACCACATATTTTCCTAATCTTAGTGATATAAAGCAAGCTGCCGATACCATAAAAAACGTATCGGCAGTTACGCCTTTAAGCCTTAGTTTTAGATATTCCGATACGCACAATGCCCAAGTTTATTTTAAACGCGAAGATTTACAACAAGTCCGATCGTATAAAATTAGAGGAGCTTATAATAAAATAAGTGCTTTGTCTAAAGCGGAAGCCGAAAAAGGTGTGGTATGTGCCAGCGCCGGAAATCATGCTCAGGGCGTTGCGCTATCTTGTAAACTATTAAAAATTAAGGGCACTATTTTTATGCCTGCACCAACGCCAAAACAAAAAGTAGAACAGGTAAAAATGTTTGGTGGTCCCTATGTTTCTATTGTTTTGGAAGGAGATACCTTTGACGATGCAAATCAATTAGCTATTGCCGAATGCGACCAATTGCACAAAACATTTATTCATCCTTTTAATGATAAAAAAGTTATTGAAGGACAGGCCACAATAGCTCTTGAAATTTTAGAACAAGCTACAGCGCCTATCGATTATGTGTTTATAGCCGTTGGCGGCGGCGGATTAGCTGCAGGTTTATCGACGGTTTTTAAGCAACTGTCTCCAAAAACCAAAATAATTGGTGTCGAGCCTGAAGGAGCGCCATCGATGTCGGTTTCAATAAAAAACAATAAAAACACGACTTTAAAAAGTATTGAAAAATTTATTGACGGTGCTGCGGTTAAACGTGTTGGCGATTTAACATTCCCAATATGTAAGCAGAATCTCGATGCTATGATTAGCATTCCCGAAGGTAAAGTTTGTCAGACTATTTTAGATTTGTACAACCGAGACGCTATTGTAGTGGAGCCTGCGGGTGCTTTAAGTATATCGGCGTTGGATTTTTATGCCGAAGAAATTAAAGGAAAGCATGTAGTTTGTGTGGTAAGTGGAAGCAATAACGATATTACAAGAACTTCAGAAATTAAAGAACGTGCTTTGCTTTATGCCAATTTAAAGCATTATTTTATTATTAAATTTCCGCAGCGTGCTGGGGCGCTAAAAGAATTTGTAGTTGATATTTTGGGCGAAAACGACGACATCACCTATTTTCAATATGCTAAAAAAACCAATCGTGAAAACGGGTCGGCCGTGGTTGGGATTGAGTTAAAATCGTCATCAGATTTAGAGCCTTTAATCACTAAAATGAAAGCGCAAAATTTTTATGGTGATTACTTAAATAACAAACCCGATTTGTTTCAGTTTTTGGTGTAA
- a CDS encoding 3-keto-disaccharide hydrolase, which produces MKKAILALSIALVILACKGEKKSEKLEENNTVNNEWIYLFDGSSLDGWRAYNGDALPPGWTIKDNVLTFDTELGLEQNYTGGKDIIYAAEEFDNFELHVEWKLPKGGNSGIFYHVKEGHGSIPEIAPEYQLIDDLGYADIHDLTAYNKSLGYTENPGELKPLQRTGSDYAMHPADQSQKILHPIGEWNTSKIIFTPENVEHWLNGKKLLSFVPWDEAWEEKKNSDKWKNSPNYGIYKTGFIGLQDHSSPIWFRNIKIKKL; this is translated from the coding sequence ATGAAAAAAGCAATTTTAGCATTATCTATCGCACTCGTAATTCTAGCTTGTAAAGGAGAGAAGAAAAGTGAAAAATTAGAAGAAAACAATACTGTAAACAACGAATGGATTTATCTTTTTGATGGCTCTAGTTTAGATGGATGGCGCGCCTACAACGGCGATGCCTTACCTCCGGGTTGGACTATAAAAGACAATGTGTTAACCTTTGATACAGAATTGGGCTTAGAACAAAATTACACAGGCGGAAAGGATATTATTTACGCTGCCGAAGAGTTTGATAATTTTGAACTTCACGTAGAATGGAAGCTACCAAAAGGTGGTAACAGCGGTATTTTTTATCATGTAAAAGAAGGTCACGGTAGCATTCCCGAAATTGCACCCGAATATCAATTAATTGACGACTTAGGCTATGCCGATATACACGATCTTACAGCCTATAATAAAAGTTTAGGCTATACCGAAAACCCAGGCGAGCTGAAACCTTTGCAAAGAACCGGATCGGATTATGCCATGCACCCTGCAGACCAATCGCAAAAAATATTACACCCTATAGGTGAATGGAATACTTCAAAAATCATATTTACCCCAGAAAACGTAGAGCATTGGTTAAACGGAAAAAAATTATTGTCGTTTGTCCCATGGGATGAAGCTTGGGAGGAAAAAAAGAATTCTGATAAATGGAAAAACAGCCCTAATTATGGCATTTATAAAACAGGCTTTATTGGGCTTCAAGACCATTCAAGTCCTATTTGGTTTAGAAATATTAAAATAAAAAAACTATAA
- a CDS encoding Gfo/Idh/MocA family protein → MNKRDFLKKSGLGVAGLAIAPSLLMSAAKTKNGRLRTAHIGVGNMGLADLKDTASHPLVDVTALCDVDSNYLNQAKKLFPNAKTYSDYRIMLKEMSDEIDAVVVSTPDHTHAPASMLAMNMNKAVYCQKPLTHHVSEARAMSKLAKEKNLVTQMGIQVHSFYDYKLATLLIQSGIIGKVHTVHAWSPKNWGYDGAAPEGSDPIPETLDWNLWLGTSAKRPYKKDVYHPGNWRKLMDYGCGTLGDMGVHIFDTPYNALELDVPKTIKNECREPNGFGFPENNIVTYEFPQTKHTAETLKWIWYDGPGAPKDHEDLLLPGAKKETSSETKDENLEDKMSLETKVASKGVLPEQGAMFVGEKGRLLLPHFMQLPQKIVDGKYVDISAEIEAVEKANNMGKPIRNYASEGPKHYHQFVDACLGKDECTAPFSYASKLTETILLGVIAGRFPNETLHWDSEKAKFSEEKANQYLDGNYREF, encoded by the coding sequence ATGAACAAAAGAGACTTTTTAAAAAAAAGCGGATTAGGGGTTGCAGGTTTAGCCATTGCACCTTCGTTATTAATGAGTGCTGCCAAAACTAAAAATGGCCGTCTAAGAACTGCCCATATTGGTGTTGGCAACATGGGATTAGCCGACCTTAAGGACACGGCATCGCATCCTTTAGTTGATGTTACAGCATTATGTGATGTGGATTCAAATTATCTCAACCAAGCTAAAAAGCTTTTCCCGAATGCAAAAACATATTCTGATTACAGAATCATGCTAAAGGAGATGAGCGATGAGATTGATGCGGTAGTTGTTTCAACCCCAGACCACACGCACGCTCCAGCTTCTATGCTTGCCATGAATATGAATAAAGCCGTGTATTGCCAAAAACCACTAACACACCACGTCTCCGAAGCCCGTGCCATGAGCAAACTTGCTAAAGAGAAAAACTTGGTAACACAAATGGGTATTCAAGTGCATTCATTCTATGATTATAAGTTGGCGACTTTATTAATCCAATCCGGAATTATAGGAAAAGTGCATACCGTACATGCTTGGTCACCAAAAAATTGGGGTTACGACGGTGCTGCCCCAGAAGGTAGCGACCCCATACCCGAAACTTTAGATTGGAATTTATGGCTAGGAACATCGGCTAAGCGCCCTTACAAAAAAGACGTTTATCACCCCGGAAATTGGCGTAAATTAATGGATTACGGCTGTGGTACTTTAGGCGATATGGGTGTTCATATTTTTGATACACCGTACAACGCTCTTGAGCTTGACGTCCCTAAAACCATAAAAAACGAATGCCGTGAACCTAACGGATTTGGTTTCCCGGAAAACAATATAGTAACATATGAGTTTCCTCAAACAAAACATACTGCCGAAACCTTAAAATGGATTTGGTACGATGGCCCCGGAGCTCCAAAAGATCATGAAGATTTACTATTGCCCGGTGCAAAAAAAGAAACTTCTTCAGAAACAAAAGACGAAAATTTAGAAGATAAAATGTCGCTTGAAACCAAAGTCGCTTCCAAAGGTGTTTTACCAGAACAGGGCGCCATGTTTGTTGGCGAAAAAGGCCGCTTACTTTTACCTCATTTTATGCAGTTACCACAAAAAATTGTAGATGGGAAATATGTTGACATATCCGCAGAAATTGAAGCGGTTGAAAAAGCAAATAACATGGGCAAACCCATACGTAATTACGCTTCTGAAGGCCCAAAACATTATCATCAGTTTGTTGATGCCTGCCTAGGTAAAGATGAATGTACAGCGCCTTTTTCTTATGCATCGAAATTAACAGAAACGATTCTTTTGGGAGTTATTGCAGGTCGTTTTCCTAATGAAACATTGCATTGGGATAGCGAAAAAGCAAAATTTTCTGAGGAAAAAGCCAATCAATATTTAGATGGAAATTATCGTGAATTTTAA
- a CDS encoding 3-keto-disaccharide hydrolase, translated as MEIIVNFKTFRLYALICALTLCFSNNEADAQVSNNEWIDLFNGKDLTGWKQLNGTAKYRVENGEIIGTTKTNIPNSFLATEKKYDDFILEFEVLVDPSINSGVQFRSNSFKAYNNGRVHGYQFELDPSDRAFSGGIYDEGRRAWLYPLSLNPKGRKAFKNGVWNRCRIEAIGNSIKTWINGVPCSNLVDDLTPSGFIALQVHGIGSNENLAGKEIKWRNIRIKTDNLNEARWPANPDVKEMSYLVNTLTQNEKDKGWRLLWDGKTGKGWRGAKQDHFPESGWEIKNGELTILATDGNESTGPRDLVTEKQFSSFELELEFKITKGANSGIKYFVNTPLNKNTGLTIGCEFQILDDKNHPDAKAGTNGNRTLGSLYDLIKAENLSIPGRNKTFKGVGNWNKARIIVKGSHVEHWLNNEKVIEYDRHSQIFKALVAYSKFKGWPAFGQWQSGHILLQDHGDTVHFRSIKIREF; from the coding sequence ATGGAAATTATCGTGAATTTTAAAACCTTTAGATTATACGCTTTAATTTGTGCTTTAACCTTATGCTTTAGCAACAATGAAGCTGACGCGCAAGTTTCAAACAACGAATGGATAGACCTTTTTAATGGTAAAGATTTAACAGGTTGGAAACAACTAAACGGTACCGCAAAATATAGGGTTGAAAACGGAGAAATAATTGGCACTACCAAAACTAACATCCCAAACAGTTTTTTAGCTACTGAAAAAAAATATGACGATTTTATTTTGGAATTTGAGGTGTTAGTCGATCCATCAATCAATTCTGGAGTACAGTTTAGGTCCAATAGTTTTAAGGCTTATAACAACGGAAGGGTTCATGGCTATCAATTTGAGTTAGACCCTAGCGATCGTGCTTTTAGTGGCGGTATTTATGATGAAGGTCGAAGAGCCTGGTTGTACCCATTATCTTTAAACCCAAAAGGCAGAAAGGCTTTTAAAAATGGGGTATGGAATCGCTGTAGAATTGAGGCCATTGGCAACTCCATTAAAACTTGGATAAATGGTGTGCCATGTTCAAACTTAGTTGACGATTTAACACCATCGGGCTTTATTGCATTGCAAGTTCACGGCATTGGTTCCAATGAAAATCTTGCTGGAAAAGAAATTAAATGGCGGAATATTAGAATTAAAACAGATAACTTAAATGAGGCACGATGGCCAGCCAACCCTGACGTTAAAGAAATGAGTTATTTGGTAAATACGCTTACCCAAAATGAGAAAGATAAAGGTTGGCGTTTACTTTGGGATGGTAAGACCGGTAAAGGCTGGCGCGGAGCAAAACAAGATCATTTTCCAGAATCTGGATGGGAAATCAAAAATGGTGAACTAACTATTTTGGCCACAGATGGCAACGAATCAACAGGTCCCAGAGACCTTGTTACAGAAAAACAATTCAGTAGCTTTGAGTTAGAACTTGAATTCAAAATTACCAAAGGCGCAAATAGTGGCATTAAATATTTTGTCAACACCCCATTAAATAAAAATACGGGATTAACCATTGGATGTGAATTTCAAATTTTAGATGATAAAAACCATCCCGATGCAAAAGCAGGCACAAATGGAAACCGAACCCTGGGGTCGCTTTACGATTTGATTAAAGCAGAAAACCTTTCGATACCGGGAAGAAACAAAACTTTTAAAGGCGTTGGCAACTGGAACAAAGCGAGAATTATCGTGAAAGGTTCGCACGTAGAGCATTGGTTAAATAATGAAAAGGTGATTGAATACGATAGGCATTCGCAAATATTCAAAGCACTTGTGGCTTATAGTAAATTCAAAGGCTGGCCAGCATTTGGACAATGGCAAAGCGGTCATATTTTATTACAAGACCATGGCGATACCGTACACTTTAGAAGTATAAAAATCAGAGAATTTTAG